A genomic region of Arachis stenosperma cultivar V10309 chromosome 9, arast.V10309.gnm1.PFL2, whole genome shotgun sequence contains the following coding sequences:
- the LOC130950265 gene encoding protein ASPARTIC PROTEASE IN GUARD CELL 1-like encodes MAPLFSVILLFIIIICDSPLAHSRTTPHHIPKTTFLDVTASIQKTLQVLDFNHHKQQEQLSSTPSSKLSLQLHSRASLQKPTHRDYKSLTLSRLERDSARVTTLLTRSQSFSVSELEGPIVSGTSQGSGEYFSRVGIGEPPNPVYMVLDTGSDISWVQCSPCSGCYRQSDPIFDPNSSSSFHPLSCDSTHCQLLDESQCLNGNCLYEVSYGDGSYTVGEFVTETISIGQSSVTNIAIGCGHNNQGLFIGAAGLLGLGGGTLSFPAQLNSTSFSYCLVDRDSDKVSTLEFDTPFPRNAVTAPLRRNSEFETFYYVGLQGIGVGGELLPIPESLFAADPAGGIGGVIIDSGTAVTRLRREVYEWLRRAFLSGTQGLAMARGVSLFDTCYDMSSMGSVEVPTVSFHFEGGMVLTLDANSYLIPVDSVGTFCFAFAPTNSPLSIIGNVQQQGTRVSFDLANSLVGFSANSC; translated from the coding sequence ATGGCTCCTCTGTTTTCCGTCATCCtcctcttcatcatcatcatctgtgATTCCCCGTTGGCACACTCTCGCACCACACCCCATCACATACCCAAAACCACGTTCCTCGATGTCACTGCCTCCATTCAAAAAACCCTTCAAGTTCTCGACTTCAACCACCACAAACAACAAGAGCAACTCAGTTCTACGCCATCATCAAAGCTCTCTCTGCAACTTCATTCTCGAGCATCACTTCAGAAGCCAACACACCGCGACTACAAGTCCCTCACTTTATCCCGACTCGAGCGCGACTCAGCCCGAGTCACGACCCTCCTAACTCGTTCACAATCCTTCAGCGTCTCGGAACTTGAGGGACCCATCGTCTCCGGAACGAGTCAGGGAAGCGGCGAGTACTTCTCCCGAGTCGGAATCGGCGAGCCACCGAATCCTGTCTACATGGTCCTCGACACTGGCAGCGACATCAGCTGGGTGCAATGTTCACCCTGCTCCGGTTGCTACCGCCAATCCGACCCGATATTCGACCCGAactcatcctcttcctttcACCCACTCTCCTGCGACTCAACTCACTGCCAATTGCTCGACGAATCTCAGTGTCTCAACGGCAACTGCCTCTACGAAGTCTCCTATGGCGATGGTTCCTATACCGTCGGTGAATTCGTCACCGAAACCATCAGCATTGGCCAAAGCTCCGTCACAAACATCGCCATCGGCTGCGGCCACAACAACCAAGGCTTGTTCATCGGCGCAGCAGGGTTGCTTGGACTCGGTGGTGGAACCCTATCTTTTCCGGCTCAGCTGAATTCGACGTCGTTTTCATACTGCCTCGTGGATCGCGACTCTGACAAGGTCTCTACTCTCGAGTTTGACACACCGTTCCCTAGGAATGCCGTCACCGCGCCGTTACGCCGCAACTCTGAGTTCGAGACATTCTACTACGTAGGGCTCCAAGGGATCGGTGTGGGAGGCGAGCTGCTTCCGATTCCAGAATCGTTATTTGCGGCGGATCCGGCGGGGGGTATCGGAGGGGTGATCATTGATTCGGGGACGGCGGTGACGCGGTTACGGAGGGAGGTGTATGAGTGGCTGAGAAGGGCGTTTTTAAGTGGGACTCAGGGGTTGGCGATGGCTAGAGGGGTGTCGTTGTTTGACACGTGCTACGACATGTCGTCGATGGGCAGTGTGGAGGTTCCGACGGTGTCGTTTCATTTTGAAGGTGGGATGGTCTTGACCTTGGATGCTAACAGTTACCTGATACCGGTTGACTCCGTTGGCACCTTCTGCTTTGCGTTCGCTCCAACGAACTCGCCGCTGTCCATCATTGGGAATGTTCAGCAGCAGGGGACTCGTGTCAGTTTCGATCTCGCTAATTCCCTCGTTGGCTTCTCTGCTAACAGTTGCTGA